The genomic interval gatttttctgtgcgcggcggcatgtaatgaacccttgcctTGGCCTGGGTGCTTCgacccaaaaaaattgacaagcaaaaaaagaaaaggttatcACCTCAAATTTAAGCAAATTTACTATTTAGGTCATTTCgttcaaaatacatgttttatttcgattttcaatgatgtatttcttttcatcacaaaagaccaaaaaatagggggacatttgtgtcccccctactaagtactattttgagtaggggggacgcgtccccctgggcttggatttccgcccatgcgaATTGCCATTCATGTACGTGtacctagccaggcggcttcttgagagtaaaaatcatttactaacatAGCCATAGGCTTACTCTAAACGAAGCCAGGGAGTCCTtcctattcatctgcgtgtaccgcaaaaaaacccgcaactttcgcccccgagatttctactttccttctaaaagatctagctctaaataatgtacatgggataaaacttcatttccaacatttctacgctcttGTTGTTATCCCAtgccatgtacatgatttagagctagatcttttagaaggaaagtagaaatctcgggggcgaaagtttcagggttttttgcggtacacgcagatgaataggaaggactccctggcttcgattagagtaagcctacgttagtaaatgatttttactctcaagaagccgcctggctacgtGTACCAGGAAAAatctgaaactttcaccccaagatttctacttttacaagatctagccctaaatcatgcaaACATGGTAAATGggacaacttcatttccgacatttctacgatcATGAcgatatttatttaattttcttattgttCTCCGCCAAAAATGTAACATTGGCGAAGAACAATAAGAAAGAAGATGGCGGCGTAAGCATCGAGCAAGTTTCCCCatctttttataatatttttctcgattttttaatgaattcttgtttaaaaattacatcaatatcgtagaaatgtcggaaattaaGAGGAAGATCATCTACTATCCCATTTAcaatgatttagggctagatcttttttagaaggaaagtagaaatctcgggggcgaaagtttcagatttttttgcGGTAGGGCCTACACGCACATGAATGGGACGCAATCCCTGGCTCTTTGGAGAGTAGCCAAAACTAGCAtgcgttagtaaatgatttttactctctaggaacCTCCTGGCTACTGGCTACAAGCAGGCAGGTCCGAGGCCCAGGGcagggggccacttccattgacgagatagagagtgaccccccccccgggggggggggggggggggtcactctcTACATGACCTGCTACGCACCCGTGTCCAGAAAAGGCGTCGAAAAGGGTCCCGTTTCAGGCACTCGGGCGGCGTCAACGTCTTTGGCAAAAAGGGTTGCATTTCAGCACCATTCGCTCGTAAATCGCCGATAAGGTtagccttttctttctctcttcacgCCGTTTAGGGTCGCTAATTTGGTTATGAAAATTACGCCATTTAGGGGTGCAAATTTCGGCGAATTTGAGGAGACCCGGGAGCAGACCTAAGCTATAAACACCATGAAAGGCGATTTACAAAACGATCCTCCCACACGCCTGCGCGGCCAGCGCAGCACTCGAGAGTTACCCGACCTGTACAGTTCTAGTCTCTTAGTGCTAGTGTCTTGCGCCTAGCTCTATACTAGGCAGCATGCGTTACCCACACGATCCACAGGTAACACATCAATCGATTTTTATGTTTACGCCACTTAGGGTATTTCCCTGTTCACGCCACTTAGGGTGGCTTTTCTCATGGGTTACGCCGTTAAGGGTTGCAAATTTACATAATGTCATTACGCCGTTTAGGGTGCATTTCTGAGGTTGTCAGACACGGGTGGGTAGCAGTCCATGTAgagagtgacccccccccccccctccccatgcatgataaaaaaacagatgggttacgtatgtaacgtaataaagggtgtcaaaaacactagaataatgaaaaaagggtagaCCTACTCTATAGTTAGTCAGTTCTAGACCCTATTTCACCTTCGCTAGTAAAATTACTGTATGTGTTTACGAAATTATGGTCCAATGTGCGAGGGTATACATTGTAggtctatatacatgtaaaccatTGATTATCCATATTACCAGTGATTCAGCACACTAATAATATAATTTCTTCCCCATTCATCCACTTTCAGGTATCCATCTCAACAAAGATGTTACCTCACCCGAGCAAACTGATGTCTTCATGTAGAGGCCTACTTCTCATTCCTCCTGCAATTAGTCCAACTCGAAGGTCTATTATTCAGCTATTTGGACATAATGGACAAAGTTCAAAGAAGGAGTCGATGCTTCATCAATCATGTTCCCTTTGCAGTGAGAGCGTTCTCCAGTCTCCTCAGAGAAGGTTCAGATTCTACCAAGCATTAGACCATGATGGCTCATCAGAAGCTCGGACATTCTCAACTAGTTGTTATGCAATGTCACGCTTCGTCAAGAGATTTCCGAGATGGCCTTTAAGAGTCGGGAGGCAAAATTTcagaggaaaggagagagagtCTGAAGCCATTGAAGAATTTGTGTCACTCCGTAGTAGCAATGAATCATTGGAGGGGAAGCTAGTGAATAAAGTTGTAAGTGACCCAGGATTCGAAGGAACATTTGTCGTGCACGGGAGCCAAACACAAAGCAATGCAGTTGACCAAAGAATTGCTCACTGGCCAGTTCAGGTACCCAAAGACAACCTAGATGTACCTGTTAGTGACCAAAGCCAAACTGGTCAAGAAAGGGTATCTCCTGATAGTTGGAACAGTGAGCCTCATGGCATGAGTCAGAGATTGGATAGGGATAGGAAAACCAGGATTCATGGGTCAAGAAATGTATTTAAGCAAGGAAGAGCCATGCCTACAGGTCAGGTGCGCAGGGACATGCCAGATACAAGTAGAAACGATGAACAGCAAGGCAGGAAACAGACTATTGGTAAGGACACCAGAATTTACAAGTCAGGAACCAATGACCTTGATGTAATGCAGGGCAGGGAGAGTTCTTCTGAAGTGTATCCAGGACCTAATATCCACCCAACGGATGTAGAAACCGTGAGTGCTGATCTTCTAGAAATGGACTCTAGGAAACACTCTGGTGCACGCTGGAAGTCGACAGCTGAAGATCGGAGAAGTAATCAGGAGAATGAAAAGAGGTAGCAGTCTTTTCTTTCTAGTAGGGGAGGGGAAATCCAGATGATGATATTAGAAAGTCTGAAggaattatatttcttttacaaaagGATATTATTAATTTACTTAAAGATTATTCTGATAATTCCATACCTTTTCTGAAGGTGGGGAAGTAATTCTGTCTTATTCATATAGCATAGAAAATAACTCTAAAGTCCAATgaacatattttatgaaattttattgaaGTATGATCATTACAAATCAAAAAGCTATATAAATTAGAGgttgttttaattgttttttaaagGGTTTAATGTGAATTTTAAAACTATGCTTAAAAGTGCCAACATAGGTAATTTCATCGCTGcaatagcatacatgtatgtcccttGATAATAATTTGACTAATGTGGTGATGTGATGCAATTTAAAATTAAAGTGGATTTATGTCATACATTATTCTTTCAGAAGCATCCCCTGAGGCGGAGGATATCTAAATGTGAAATGAGGATTTCCCATATTTTCCCTTGTATGTAACATATTGGAACTGAATTTCTTGATCCATTTGTttacaacttgtttaaaacaataattttagatgatttttttttcaaccctGTCCAAAATGAATTATGGTGACTGAGAAATTGATTTAGTACAGGACATGTTACAGTTGTGCACTGTTAAGTCATGTATAACTTCTTAACAGCTCTATGAAATACCCTACCCACTCCTGGGATCATGTTTTGCAAGTTATGCTTTTGGCGTCTCTTCTAACTTTGCATATGGTCAGAAATTATAACTTGTTTTTATTGCTTTCTCTATGTTTCTAAAGATCATCAAGCCTTCATCATCGTGAGAGAACCAAAGAGCAGATAAGAATTCCACGTGGCAGTGACCTGCTGTACGGCATTTCCCCATGCTTCCTGGCTCTAAAACATGCGAAAAGGGAAGTCCACCAGCTGTATGTCACATCTACTTTCCAGAACTCacaaaggtcagaggtcaaagaAATTCTTGCCTTAGTGGAGGAGAGAGGTCTGAGGATGTGGCAAACAAACAGACGAGTGTTGGATAGATTTACAGAGCAGCGGCGTCATCAGGTAGAGTCTCGATAATGGGAAGAATTTCTTGGATGGATTgatgcaagtacatgtattaaaatctAATGCCAAATATGTggtttgtaaatttgttatcaaCTCAAATTGAAAACTTACCTGGCATCTCATAATAAATTTGCGACAAGAATGACAGTCTCGGCAAGACATTTTATAAATCCTGTCTCTGCATGgtactttataaaaaaaatcataaatttctaCATGAGATTTCGGTTTTGAAAATGGATTTTCTTATCTAAAGAAAGTATGTCATGTGTGAATTAATCGTGAATCATTCAATGTAATTTATCACCCAATTTGGCTCACTAGAATATAAATCATTGTAGACAATGGTCTAAGTCCCTCAAGTATGGTTTCATTTCTGTGTTAATATAAATGTCTCCATATCTTCATCTTATAGTATAACCTGTTGTTATAGGCAACAGATAAATAATATTCATTGAATATTACATTTGTTTTGGATTTCTCATCATGAATGAATCTCCACTCTACAATGAAACTATTGTgggaagatgaaaaaaaattacagtgaTCATTCAAGTTCTTCTCAGATgtgttatataatatatattgaattattttttacatgGTGGTGATTATCTTTATTAAGGAAGTGAAAAATTCTATTGCTAAGATTTGATCTACACCCTACATGTAAGCATGAATTGAACTATTTGTCAGacttaaaatctttgtgaaacaccctcaGAACTATATATCTTTAAAACGTTCACTTGTTTGAATCATATCAGGGTGTGTGCATGGAGACCAGTCGCCTTTACTTTGATTCTCTTTTAGAAGAAGGATATGATGGTTTCACTCCATCCTCAGTAAGACTTGTCCTTGACAAAATCCATGTGA from Lytechinus pictus isolate F3 Inbred chromosome 2, Lp3.0, whole genome shotgun sequence carries:
- the LOC129254561 gene encoding uncharacterized protein LOC129254561; amino-acid sequence: MLPHPSKLMSSCRGLLLIPPAISPTRRSIIQLFGHNGQSSKKESMLHQSCSLCSESVLQSPQRRFRFYQALDHDGSSEARTFSTSCYAMSRFVKRFPRWPLRVGRQNFRGKERESEAIEEFVSLRSSNESLEGKLVNKVVSDPGFEGTFVVHGSQTQSNAVDQRIAHWPVQVPKDNLDVPVSDQSQTGQERVSPDSWNSEPHGMSQRLDRDRKTRIHGSRNVFKQGRAMPTGQVRRDMPDTSRNDEQQGRKQTIGKDTRIYKSGTNDLDVMQGRESSSEVYPGPNIHPTDVETVSADLLEMDSRKHSGARWKSTAEDRRSNQENEKRSSSLHHRERTKEQIRIPRGSDLLYGISPCFLALKHAKREVHQLYVTSTFQNSQRSEVKEILALVEERGLRMWQTNRRVLDRFTEQRRHQGVCMETSRLYFDSLLEEGYDGFTPSSVRLVLDKIHDPMNLGALLRSAYFLGIDKVIVSKKNCCSLTPVVSKASSGVMEIMPVYAAPHIPSYLENEKRKGWSVVGASVGSCSSSIESIPCNKYKQTGPILLVVGNEGFGLSNDIIEQCSEFISVPAGRQLHAGIDSLNVSVATGILLHSILGRR